A genomic window from Scophthalmus maximus strain ysfricsl-2021 chromosome 17, ASM2237912v1, whole genome shotgun sequence includes:
- the LOC118289073 gene encoding uncharacterized protein LOC118289073 isoform X3 produces MQTDPSSDLIRQLDDLRQTSALLLDRNRDGRSSDPQVSVLTSLKTTLDPGEVIRAELAELRRMAAGLQDELTQLQNLTALLEDLCPEQTESLVLQQRADGLCRDLESVRQVAAQQADAQQALLDINNKLEAELRDYKRLLDGLSQERVSSLPMSTITSFFGSTRPAASRQVTPHRVFRVQGGTLQTMEVRTVSQGHIRTVSQTPAIILLLETVTTNKSVGVQCKHPRNSPLTLINTSKQISTHSIHNCENLRKGTNSEKTTRESIRTGQLIQGLDKGVGVKSSKIEIHPATTGFTKIIPGYETEIKQRPDFVTQTTASDPVKKTPAALKKATEAMTIPQINHINGHIQVNEPDPDCPSETVGKREDNALTPLGVSGFHCGTSDGSHGDVSSEVILMDDRDVERQQKKEDKERLGVESALLVLRFDQNPSLSDMSNSKQNKVQDAFAGSSIASDSSSSPVSNNTLGSKTASTEMIDLKMNTGTSVIEVYDSKEVKEAPIESVNQEVQEATESKKSTSLTDSGVALNSSDTEELLSPRMTEVFLCPTETAACLGPQVSLNLVDTDQVFWPVDIEDQIKSPNLLLSPNDPEMYLSLNESDTCLRPVETKDCLTPTGEEEDDDEEACLSLTEANARVRPVEKYILSTKDEGQTLLFRRESTSPEVGRQAGVSISVTDGESLCFGSFTGKEGSKGTLPDININSIPTSQRSDLQLGKSLGSLEFRGTADRSILAEKEKQSCVEGLNQKSGKDGRGTRHRNKDMTNIADNKVRSPGGRNNSGRMAGDLAASVPGTAANSSTIVSSDAERAMTVGLQANRSGSGECLLYGGSLRFTRMSVPRAGNEESQTLSKESVKSRPETGRFASRGSGEWMVNGGSLRRKSNLDAGTSLPSEENKESLSVATDPMRSPPEKGRFGGRDSGEWRVYGGSTGRMSSPARSYSLLITESGKNPSVATELATSPPVARRGGRFGSAGSGEWRVYGGSTERLSRAGSANEGQVISPPSSNTSSRPRLSSVGGGGRLSTSGVVRRSRSVGSAGKLSSSGSGGSSSPGSHRISSSGRFVSTGSGEWKPVYSSASGRRSSVGRSTSSQRALSPGGKMNVSGGSGGWLNSAGSGSKLSGLSSNERISHQAGGRISRSFGKGRTNSTGGRVISSSDRPIKSTGSGAGGNKERISVCKMAALSISAAGRERSQDRQRQAERFKQQQQVAATTPLVQRWLTTGVGVTSAHPDGLDDIMRL; encoded by the exons ATGCAGACGGACCCGTCATCAGACCTGATCCGGCAGCTGGACGACCTGAGACAGACAAGCGCTCTGCTGCTCGACAGGAACCGGGACGGGCGCAGCTCCGACCCCCAG GTGTCTGTGCTGACTTCTCTGAAGACGACCCTTGACCCTGGAGAGGTCATTCGGGCCGAGCTGGCGGAGCTGAGGAGGATGGCGGCCGGTCTACAGGACGAGCTGACGCAGCTGCAGAACCTG aCCGCCCTGCTGGAGGACTTGTGTCCCGAGCAAACAGAGTCCTTGGTCCTGCAGCAGAGGGCCGACGGTCTGTGCAGAGACCTGGAGTCGGTGCGTCAGGTTGCAGCTCAGCAGGCTGACGCCCAGCAGGCGCTGCTGGACATCAACAACAAGCTGGAGGCTGAGCTACGAGACTACAAGAGGCTGCTGGATGGACTGAGTCAAGAGCG AGTTTCAAGTCTTCCCATGTCTACCATCACATCTTTCTTTGGTTCAACCAGACCCGCTGCCTCCAGGCAAGTCACGCCGCACAGAGTATTCAGAGTTCAGGGAGGAACTCTTCAGACCATGGAGGTTCGGACTGTCTCTCAAGGTCACATCCGCACTGTCAGTCAAACACCTGCGATTATCCTGCTTTTAGAAACAGTGACCACAAATAAGTCAGTTGGAGTCCAGTGTAAACATCCAAGGAACTCACCACTGACATTGATTAACACGTCAAAACAGATTTCCACTCATTCCATCCACAACTGTGAAAACTTGAGAAAGGGAACTAATTCCGAAAAGACCACGAGGGAATCCATCCGTACCGGTCAGCTTATCCAAGGTTTAGACAAAGGAGTTGGTGTCAAGTCGTCCAAAATAGAGATACATCCTGCAACAACAGGATTTACAAAAATCATTCCTGGTTACGAAACAGAAATAAAGCAAAGACCAGACTTTGTAACACAGACAACAGCGTCTGATCCCGTCAAAAAAACTCCTGCAGCATTAAAGAAAGCAACAGAAGCTATGACCATACCTCAAATTAATCACATTAATGGCCACATCCAAGTTAACGAACCAGATCCTGACTGTCCATCAGAAACTGTTGGGAAAAGAGAGGACAATGCCCTTACACCACTTGGTGTGTCTGGATTCCACTGTGGTACGTCTGATGGGAGTCACGGTGATGTCTCCAGTGAGGTGATCCTGATGGATGACAGGGATGTAGAAAGGCAACAAAAGAAGGAGGACAAGGAAAGACTGGGAGTAGAAAGTGCTTTGCTTGTCCTGAGATTCGATCAGAATCCATCATTGTCCGATATGtcaaacagcaaacaaaacaaagtccagGATGCATTTGCAGGGTCCTCCATTGCATCTGATTCATCCAGTAGCCCAGTCAGCAACAATACTCTTGGGAGTAAAACTGCAAGTACTGAGATGATAGacttaaaaatgaatacagGGACATCAGTAATTGAGGTCTATGATAGCAAGGAGGTAAAGGAGGCTCCTATTGAGTCTGTTAATCAAGAAGTTCAAGAAGCCACAGAGTCAAAAAAGTCTACAAGTCTAACAGACTCTGGCGTGGCTTTGAATTCATCTGACACCGAAGAGCTTCTAAGTCCAAGAATGACTGAGGTATTTCTGTGTCCAACAGAAACAGCTGCATGCTTGGGTCCACAAGTAAGTCTGAACCTAGTTGACACAGATCAAGTATTTTGGCCAGTTGATATTGAAGACCAGATTAAAAGTCCTAATTTGCTTCTGAGTCCAAACGACCCAGAAATGTATCTCAGCCTGAATGAATCAGACACATGTTTGAGACCAGTTGAGACTAAAGATTGCCTGACTCCAactggtgaagaagaagatgatgacgaGGAAGCATGTCTGAGTCTTACTGAGGCAAATGCACGTGTCAGACCAGTCGAGAAATACATTCTCTCAACAAAAGACGAAGGTCAGACCTTATTGTTTCGCAGAGAAAGCACTTCTCCAGAAGTGGGCAGACAAGCAGGAGTCAGCATTTCGGTGACAGATGGGGagagtttgtgttttggatCATTCACAGGTAAAGAGGGAAGTAAAGGTACTCTTCCTGATATAAACATCAACTCTATACCAACCAGTCAAAGGAGCGACCTTCAGCTGGGCAAAAGTCTTGGAAGCTTGGAGTTCAGAGGTACAGCTGACCGAAGTATCttagcagaaaaagaaaaacagtcttGTGTGGAAGGCCTGAATCAGAAAAGTGGAAAAGATGGAAGAGGTACCAGACACAGGAACAAAGATATGACCAACATTGCAGATAACAAGGTCCGAAGTCCAGGAGGCCGCAATAATTCAGGACGTATGGCTGGTGATCTTGCAGCTAGTGTTCCTGGCACTGCTGCAAATTCATCGACTATAGTCAGTAGTGACGCAGAACGTGCTATGACAGTGGGGCTACAGGCGAACAGGAGTGGCAGTGGAGAGTGTTTGCTTTATGGAGGCAGTTTGAGATTTACAAGAATGAGTGTACCCAGGGCAGGGAATGAAGAAAGTCAGACATTGTCCAAAGAGTCTGTGAAAAGCCGACCAGAAACAGGGAGGTTTGCCAGTAGAGGAAGTGGGGAGTGGATGGTTAATGGCGGCAGTCTGAGACGTAAAAGCAACCTGGATGCTGGTACTAGCTTACCCAGTGAAGAGAACAAAGAAAGCCTGTCAGTAGCCACAGACCCCATGAGAAGCCCACCAGAAAAAGGGAGGTTTGGCGGCAGAGATAGTGGAGAGTGGAGGGTTTATGGTGGAAGTACCGGACGTATGAGCAGCCCGGCTCGCAGCTATAGCTTACTCATTACAGAGAGTGGAAAAAACCCGTCAGTAGCCACAGAACTGGCAACCAGCCCACCAGTTGCACGTAGAGGAGGGAGATTTGGCAGTGCAGGGAGTGGGGAGTGGAGAGTTTATGGAGGAAGTACCGAACGTTTGAGTCGTGCCGGTAGTGCTAATGAAGGCCAAGTGATTAGTCCTCCGAGTAGCAACACAAGTAGTAGACCAAGACTGAGtagtgttggtggtggtggcaggCTCAGCACAAGTGGTGTTGTAAGGCGCAGCAGGAGTGTAGGAAGTGCTGGTAAGCTAAGTAGCTCAGGTAGTGGTGGTAGCAGCTCACCTGGCAGCCACAGGATTAGCAGCTCTGGGAGATTCGTTAGCACTGGCAGTGGTGAATGGAAACCAGTTTACAGCTCAGCTAGTGGACGCAGGAGCAGCGTAGGGAGGTCGACCAGCAGCCAAAGAGCCCTCAGCCCTGGGGGCAAGATGAATGTAAGTGGGGGTAGCGGTGGGTGGCTCAACAGTGCAGGAAGTGGGTCTAAACTCAGTGGCTTGAGTAGCAACGAGAGAATCAGTCATCAGGCTGGAGGAAGGATCAGCAGGTCCTTTGGGAAAGGGAGGACCAATAGCACAGGGGGGAGGGTAATCAGCAGCAGCGACCGGCCAATCAAGAGCACTGGCAGCGGAGCTGGGGGCAACAAGGAGAGAATCAGTGTTTGTAAGATGGCAGCGCTGTCGATCTCAGCCGCGGGAAGGGAGCGAAGTCaggacagacaaagacaagctGAGAgattcaaacaacaacaacaggttgCAG CTACTACTCCACTTGTCCAGCGATGGTTGACGACTGGCGTCGGCGTCACGAGCGCTCATCCCGATGGCCTTGATGACATCATGCGCCTCTGA